In the genome of Methanopyrus kandleri AV19, one region contains:
- a CDS encoding replication factor C small subunit: MAEHELRVLEIPWVEKYRPKRLDDIVDQEHVVERLKAYVNRGDMPNLLFAGPPGTGKTTAALCLARELFGEHWRDNFLELNASVSADTPILVRRGGEVLRVTFEDLDSWYFGDRGGEYVDVSDLEVLTVDRNFRVTWARVSKLIRHRARKILRVHLEDGTIELTGNHAVMVLDEGGLRAVKASEIEEGSFLLSFVAELDEQPTDGGTVVTSVGSGSRVSDTTYELPVEVRVELLRELADDGVIEASEDVSVDLAWLARISGVESRVTDDGVELVWETRTGDLLPADPVLKLVERLESDLVDDLESWVFDGRVSKEAVRKVLSSVDAKNLRGDARRAYRMLRTLVRSDVHAVKVEDLDVMDYDGYVYDVSVPGNEMFFAGEVPVLLHNSDERGIDVIRTKVKNFARTRPMGGARFKIIFLDEADNLTRDSQQALRRIMEMYSDACRFILAANYSSAIIDPIQSRCVVFKFTKLPESAIKERLRKIAESEGVEITEDALDAIVYVSEGDMRRAINVLQAAAALGREIDEDTVFQIAATARPEEVREMIHHAWNGDFERARELLHELLTRYGMSGEDVVRQVHREIFDMDEIPEEAIPELVNAVGDFEYRLIRGSDERIQLEALLARIHALGNEYSGG, translated from the coding sequence ATGGCCGAGCACGAGCTACGCGTTCTCGAGATACCGTGGGTGGAAAAGTACCGGCCTAAGCGTCTGGACGACATCGTCGACCAGGAGCACGTGGTCGAGCGTCTGAAGGCCTACGTGAACCGCGGCGACATGCCCAACCTGCTCTTCGCGGGTCCACCTGGAACCGGCAAAACGACGGCGGCTCTGTGCTTAGCGCGGGAACTGTTCGGTGAGCACTGGAGAGACAACTTCCTCGAGCTGAACGCTTCCGTGTCCGCGGACACTCCGATCCTCGTGCGGAGGGGCGGCGAAGTCCTCCGGGTGACCTTCGAGGACCTCGACAGCTGGTACTTCGGGGATCGTGGCGGCGAGTACGTGGACGTGAGCGATTTGGAGGTTTTGACGGTCGATAGGAACTTCAGGGTGACTTGGGCCCGCGTTTCCAAGCTCATCAGACACCGTGCCCGTAAGATCCTGCGCGTCCACCTCGAGGACGGAACGATCGAGCTCACGGGTAACCACGCGGTGATGGTACTGGACGAGGGCGGCCTCCGGGCGGTGAAGGCATCCGAGATAGAGGAAGGCTCGTTTCTACTCAGCTTCGTCGCGGAACTCGACGAACAACCCACCGATGGCGGCACGGTGGTCACGTCGGTCGGATCCGGATCTCGGGTCTCGGACACCACCTACGAGCTGCCCGTGGAGGTTCGGGTCGAGCTCCTACGTGAGTTAGCCGATGACGGCGTGATCGAGGCCTCGGAGGACGTATCGGTGGATCTGGCGTGGCTGGCCCGGATCTCGGGTGTCGAGAGCCGTGTGACGGACGACGGTGTTGAGCTGGTTTGGGAGACCCGTACGGGCGACTTGTTACCGGCCGATCCGGTTCTGAAACTCGTCGAAAGGCTCGAATCTGACCTCGTGGACGATCTCGAGTCGTGGGTGTTCGACGGTCGGGTATCGAAAGAGGCCGTCCGAAAGGTCCTCTCCTCGGTCGATGCGAAAAATCTCCGTGGGGACGCTAGGAGAGCGTACCGGATGCTCAGGACGCTCGTACGATCGGACGTGCACGCCGTTAAGGTCGAGGATCTGGACGTCATGGACTACGACGGCTACGTCTACGACGTGAGCGTACCCGGCAACGAGATGTTCTTCGCGGGTGAGGTTCCGGTCCTGCTGCACAACTCCGATGAGAGGGGTATCGACGTAATTCGGACCAAGGTGAAGAACTTCGCCAGGACCCGGCCGATGGGAGGGGCCCGGTTCAAGATAATCTTCCTCGATGAGGCGGATAACCTGACCAGGGACTCGCAACAGGCCCTCCGTAGAATTATGGAGATGTACTCCGACGCGTGTCGGTTCATACTCGCAGCGAACTACTCTTCCGCGATCATCGACCCCATCCAGAGCCGGTGTGTAGTGTTTAAGTTCACCAAGCTACCCGAGAGCGCCATCAAGGAGCGGTTAAGGAAGATCGCTGAGAGTGAAGGAGTCGAGATAACGGAGGACGCCCTGGACGCGATCGTTTACGTCTCCGAGGGCGATATGCGGCGTGCCATTAACGTACTCCAAGCTGCCGCGGCGCTCGGACGGGAGATCGACGAGGATACGGTGTTCCAGATCGCGGCTACGGCTCGCCCCGAGGAGGTGCGGGAGATGATCCACCACGCCTGGAACGGGGACTTCGAGCGGGCCAGAGAACTACTACACGAGCTCCTCACCAGGTACGGAATGTCGGGAGAGGACGTCGTCCGTCAGGTACACCGGGAAATCTTCGACATGGACGAGATACCGGAGGAGGCAATTCCGGAGCTTGTGAACGCCGTCGGTGACTTCGAGTACCGCCTGATCCGCGGCTCGGACGAGCGGATCCAGTTAGAGGCCCTGTTAGCCCGAATTCACGCACTCGGTAACGAGTACTCCGGCGGGTAG
- a CDS encoding RuvB-like helicase: MVEIKEIGEVSTEETSPGAHSHITGLGLDENLKAKPVGDGLVGQEEAREAAGIVVEMVKQGRRAGHGLLLVGPPGTGKTAIAYGIARELGEDVPFVSISGSEIYGTNLSKTEFLQQAIRRAIGVEFTETREVIEGKVESLEIERAKHPLSPYMEVPSGAIIELKTQDDHRRFKVPEEIAIQLVQAGVREGDVIQIDVESGHVTKLGRAKDALEEEEEELLGVHAVELPEGPVQKKKEIKRVVTLHDLDMANVRAGRLLGFREEEITDEIRQKVDERVQKMVDEGEASLVPGVLFIDEAHMLDIEAFAFLNRSLEEEIAPILVMATNRAMAKVRGTDEEAPHGIPGDLLDRMLIARTRPFERHEIHEIIGIRARVQDIQLTDEAHEYLTDLGEEKSIRYATRLLEPARIVAEKEGSEVVEKKHVERVEEVFTDVSDSVEYMERMRRELPVMKYLTG; this comes from the coding sequence TTGGTGGAGATCAAGGAGATCGGCGAAGTTTCCACGGAGGAAACATCACCGGGAGCGCACTCGCACATCACCGGTCTCGGCCTCGATGAGAACCTCAAGGCGAAGCCCGTCGGAGACGGTTTGGTGGGACAGGAGGAGGCTCGTGAAGCCGCCGGAATAGTCGTCGAGATGGTCAAGCAGGGTCGGCGTGCGGGTCACGGTCTCCTTCTCGTCGGTCCGCCCGGCACGGGTAAGACGGCGATCGCGTACGGTATAGCCAGAGAACTCGGTGAAGACGTTCCGTTCGTATCCATCTCCGGTTCCGAGATCTACGGCACGAACCTCAGCAAGACGGAGTTCTTACAGCAGGCGATACGGCGGGCTATTGGTGTCGAGTTCACGGAGACGCGGGAGGTGATCGAGGGGAAGGTCGAAAGCCTCGAGATCGAGCGTGCTAAGCACCCGCTCTCCCCGTACATGGAGGTGCCCAGCGGGGCCATCATCGAGCTCAAGACTCAGGATGACCACCGAAGGTTCAAGGTACCGGAGGAGATAGCGATCCAGCTGGTGCAGGCCGGTGTCCGTGAGGGTGATGTCATCCAGATCGACGTAGAAAGCGGTCACGTGACGAAGCTCGGACGGGCGAAGGACGCGCTCGAGGAGGAAGAGGAAGAGCTCCTAGGAGTCCACGCGGTAGAGCTCCCGGAAGGTCCGGTGCAGAAGAAGAAGGAGATCAAGCGCGTGGTAACCCTGCACGACCTCGACATGGCCAACGTGCGGGCCGGTCGACTCCTGGGCTTCCGTGAGGAGGAGATTACCGACGAGATCCGTCAGAAGGTGGACGAGCGGGTCCAGAAGATGGTCGACGAAGGTGAGGCCAGTTTAGTCCCGGGAGTACTGTTCATAGACGAAGCGCACATGCTGGACATAGAGGCGTTCGCGTTCTTGAACAGGTCGCTGGAGGAGGAGATCGCCCCGATCCTCGTGATGGCTACTAACAGGGCCATGGCGAAGGTACGCGGGACGGATGAGGAGGCCCCTCACGGGATTCCGGGCGATCTGCTGGACCGCATGCTGATCGCGAGAACCAGGCCCTTCGAGCGTCACGAAATCCACGAGATCATTGGAATCAGGGCCCGAGTCCAAGATATCCAGCTGACGGACGAAGCTCATGAGTACCTGACGGATCTCGGCGAGGAGAAGTCCATACGGTACGCGACGCGACTCTTGGAGCCCGCTCGAATCGTGGCGGAGAAGGAAGGGTCCGAGGTCGTGGAGAAGAAGCACGTGGAGCGTGTTGAGGAGGTTTTCACCGACGTTTCGGACAGTGTCGAGTACATGGAACGCATGCGGAGGGAGCTGCCAGTCATGAAGTACCTGACCGGCTGA
- a CDS encoding DsrE/DsrF/TusD sulfur relay family protein — protein MGTPEGIDVITVVISEAPYGQERAYTALRFALTALVEGEEVKIFLIEDGVFLGKKGQNPDEVPNYLELLEQCIEQGAEVKACGPCSKARGLSEEDFIEGVELATMHDLVNWVKESDNVIFF, from the coding sequence ATGGGGACACCCGAGGGGATAGACGTGATTACAGTGGTAATCTCCGAGGCTCCATACGGTCAAGAACGTGCATACACTGCGCTGAGATTCGCTCTCACTGCCCTTGTCGAGGGGGAAGAAGTCAAGATATTCCTAATCGAAGACGGGGTGTTCTTAGGGAAGAAAGGCCAAAATCCTGACGAGGTTCCCAACTACTTGGAGCTCCTGGAACAGTGCATCGAGCAGGGCGCTGAAGTGAAGGCCTGCGGACCCTGCTCCAAAGCCCGCGGGCTGAGCGAGGAAGACTTCATCGAGGGCGTCGAGCTGGCCACCATGCACGACTTGGTGAATTGGGTGAAGGAGTCCGATAACGTCATCTTCTTCTGA
- a CDS encoding ThiF family adenylyltransferase, with amino-acid sequence MEPDELIEELELRKRPRGTVLLCGIGRLGFRVFLRLLETHRGGPKRIVCVDGQRVEPDDIIHLRHGARIGENKAEFAARLGRVHPLREVHAEPEFVTEENASELVDTWEPDVVVITIAGGRTTPVTAALAREARRFGAVTVSTGGVFGYGSEEVRVVQLEEAEGPVARELREYGAPSDHVLVTTGRYIRDPDPIPPMVLERVADELTELALRALSNPSRGDDDS; translated from the coding sequence GTGGAACCGGACGAACTCATCGAGGAGCTCGAGCTCCGCAAGCGTCCCCGCGGCACCGTTCTTTTGTGCGGCATAGGCAGGCTCGGTTTCCGCGTATTCTTGAGATTGCTCGAAACTCATCGAGGAGGTCCCAAGAGGATCGTATGCGTCGACGGCCAGAGGGTCGAGCCGGATGATATCATACACCTAAGACATGGAGCTAGAATTGGGGAGAACAAGGCGGAGTTCGCCGCGCGACTGGGGCGTGTTCATCCCCTCAGGGAGGTCCATGCGGAGCCCGAGTTCGTGACTGAAGAAAACGCCTCCGAACTAGTCGACACGTGGGAACCGGACGTAGTCGTGATTACTATCGCTGGAGGTCGTACGACCCCGGTTACCGCCGCCCTGGCTCGAGAAGCACGGCGGTTCGGAGCAGTTACCGTGAGCACCGGAGGGGTGTTCGGATACGGCAGTGAGGAGGTGCGAGTCGTACAGCTCGAGGAGGCCGAAGGGCCCGTGGCGAGGGAGCTCAGGGAGTACGGGGCACCATCCGATCACGTGTTGGTTACGACCGGGCGGTACATCCGGGATCCGGACCCTATCCCACCGATGGTGCTAGAACGCGTTGCGGATGAGCTGACCGAGCTAGCCTTGAGAGCTCTGTCGAACCCGTCTCGGGGTGACGACGATTCCTAA
- a CDS encoding F420-dependent methylenetetrahydromethanopterin dehydrogenase, translating to MTVAKAIFIKCGNLGTSMMMDMLLDERADREDVEFRVVGTSVKMDPECVEAAVEMALDIAEDFEPDFIVYGGPNPAAPGPSKAREMLADSEYPAVIIGDAPGLKVKDEMEEQGLGYILVKPDAMLGARREFLDPVEMAIYNADLMKVLAATGVFRVVQEAFDELIEKAKEDEISENDLPKLVIDRNTLLEREEFENPYAMVKAMAALEIAENVADVSVEGCFVEQDKERYVPIVASAHEMMRKAAELADEARELEKSNDAVLRTPHAPDGKVLSKRKFMEDPE from the coding sequence ATGACCGTAGCTAAAGCGATCTTCATCAAGTGCGGGAACTTAGGCACCTCCATGATGATGGACATGTTGTTAGACGAGCGCGCCGACCGCGAGGACGTGGAGTTCCGGGTGGTCGGCACGTCCGTCAAGATGGATCCGGAGTGCGTGGAAGCGGCCGTCGAGATGGCGCTCGACATAGCCGAGGACTTCGAGCCGGACTTCATAGTGTACGGAGGTCCGAACCCTGCCGCTCCGGGCCCCTCCAAGGCCAGGGAAATGCTGGCGGACTCCGAGTACCCCGCTGTCATCATCGGCGACGCTCCGGGCCTTAAGGTGAAGGACGAGATGGAAGAGCAAGGACTCGGGTACATCCTCGTTAAGCCCGACGCGATGCTCGGAGCTAGGCGGGAGTTTCTAGATCCCGTCGAAATGGCGATTTATAACGCCGATCTGATGAAGGTACTCGCGGCGACCGGCGTGTTCAGAGTAGTCCAGGAGGCGTTCGACGAGCTGATCGAGAAGGCCAAGGAGGACGAAATCTCCGAGAACGATTTGCCCAAGTTGGTTATCGATAGGAACACCCTGCTGGAACGCGAGGAGTTCGAGAACCCGTACGCCATGGTCAAGGCCATGGCGGCCCTGGAGATCGCCGAGAACGTCGCCGACGTCTCCGTCGAAGGATGCTTCGTAGAGCAGGATAAGGAGCGCTACGTACCGATCGTGGCGTCCGCTCATGAGATGATGAGGAAGGCGGCGGAGCTCGCCGATGAGGCGCGCGAACTCGAGAAGTCGAACGATGCCGTCCTCCGGACACCGCACGCGCCTGACGGGAAGGTCCTGAGCAAGCGAAAGTTCATGGAAGATCCCGAGTAA
- a CDS encoding FeGP cofactor biosynthesis protein HcgF family protein: protein MLRVATAECFTHGFVGREIHASASGYTGELGSEILGTELEGKVSVVAACFIPTVSGLRSLLGIDPPEPDEVSKSGAKAYREETDRKVAVMMARAVRERTGADVGIGTTAGIGRGAICLDDGEITLLGRTDVHANLLKPDERIRKRQLQGIKRSLVMFRAYFRCELDELLEEEWVEEVTRDLP from the coding sequence GTGCTCAGGGTCGCAACCGCGGAGTGTTTCACCCACGGTTTCGTCGGTCGTGAGATTCATGCTTCCGCGAGCGGGTATACAGGCGAGTTAGGATCCGAGATACTGGGCACGGAGCTCGAAGGAAAGGTCTCCGTGGTGGCGGCGTGTTTCATCCCGACTGTGTCCGGACTGAGATCCCTTCTGGGCATAGACCCGCCGGAACCCGATGAGGTGTCGAAGTCGGGTGCCAAAGCTTACCGGGAGGAGACCGACCGGAAGGTAGCGGTCATGATGGCCAGGGCCGTCCGTGAGCGTACCGGAGCGGACGTCGGGATCGGCACCACGGCGGGTATCGGCAGGGGTGCGATCTGCCTCGACGACGGCGAGATCACGCTCCTGGGCAGGACGGACGTGCACGCTAATTTGCTGAAACCGGATGAGAGAATTAGGAAACGACAACTGCAAGGAATAAAACGCTCCCTGGTGATGTTCCGGGCGTACTTCCGGTGCGAGCTGGACGAGCTGTTGGAGGAAGAGTGGGTGGAAGAAGTTACTCGGGATCTTCCATGA
- the hmd gene encoding 5,10-methenyltetrahydromethanopterin hydrogenase — MVEINKVAILGAGCWRTHAATGITTFKRACEVADETGIKEAALTHSSVTYAVELKHLAGVDEVVLSDPVFDADGFTVVDIEEDCDVDLDEFIKAHLEGNPEDVMPKLRDYVNDIADDVPKPPKGAIHFLSPEEMEDKLDIVVTTDDAEAVEDADMIISWLPKGGVQPDIFKKIIDDIPEGCIVANTCTIPTRQFKEMFEDMGRDDLQVTSYHPATVPEHKGQVFVAEGYADEEVVEAVYELGEKARGLAFKVPGYLLGPVCDMASAVTAIVYAGLLTFRDACTDILGAPVDFTQNMAVEALQMMAKFMEEEGLDKLEEALDPAALTNTADSMNFGPLADTEILPKALEVLEKYSKKAE, encoded by the coding sequence ATGGTCGAGATCAACAAAGTCGCGATTTTAGGCGCCGGATGTTGGAGAACCCACGCCGCGACGGGCATCACGACGTTCAAGCGTGCGTGTGAGGTGGCCGATGAGACCGGCATCAAAGAGGCCGCTCTCACGCACTCCAGCGTGACGTACGCCGTCGAGCTGAAGCACCTGGCGGGCGTCGACGAGGTCGTCCTCTCCGACCCCGTGTTCGATGCCGATGGCTTCACGGTCGTGGACATCGAAGAGGACTGCGACGTGGATCTGGACGAGTTCATCAAGGCGCACCTCGAGGGTAACCCCGAGGACGTGATGCCGAAGCTACGGGACTACGTGAACGACATCGCCGATGACGTCCCGAAGCCGCCCAAGGGAGCCATCCACTTCCTGAGCCCCGAGGAGATGGAGGACAAGCTCGACATCGTCGTGACCACAGACGACGCGGAGGCCGTCGAGGACGCGGACATGATCATCTCCTGGTTGCCGAAAGGCGGAGTTCAGCCTGATATTTTCAAGAAGATCATCGACGACATCCCGGAAGGCTGCATCGTAGCCAACACCTGTACGATCCCGACGCGACAGTTCAAGGAGATGTTCGAAGACATGGGCCGCGATGATCTGCAGGTAACCTCCTACCACCCGGCGACCGTGCCGGAGCACAAGGGTCAGGTGTTCGTGGCAGAAGGTTACGCGGACGAGGAAGTTGTCGAGGCCGTCTACGAGCTGGGTGAGAAGGCCCGCGGACTGGCGTTCAAGGTCCCGGGCTACCTGCTGGGCCCGGTGTGCGACATGGCCAGCGCCGTCACGGCGATCGTGTACGCCGGCCTGCTGACGTTCCGAGATGCGTGTACCGACATCCTAGGAGCTCCCGTGGACTTCACCCAGAACATGGCCGTAGAAGCACTGCAGATGATGGCGAAGTTCATGGAGGAAGAGGGTCTAGACAAGCTAGAGGAGGCCCTGGACCCGGCGGCGCTCACGAACACGGCCGACTCGATGAACTTCGGCCCGCTGGCGGACACGGAGATCCTGCCGAAGGCCCTAGAGGTCCTGGAGAAGTACTCGAAGAAGGCGGAGTAA
- a CDS encoding SAM-dependent methyltransferase HcgC family protein, protein MKEPEPGITDLTETVRSRPFWDVVKEIGLAKAEEIAEVVPEGSRILVLGAYLTGIFVAELLSEEHEITVLDPEPALRKILPPGVRFRASRVPPPGRYDVVIDLTGLGGTNPRVLRRLNPEVLVVENPAGNMNDPRIEEYNDTEERLEAGEESYELRLFDAPFEAKTSGTFTLSVRTVREAANRLERHYGVLYAVPGVVNLERWTFRLRRPEEGVERAREKPAVTVSQLTGSSDPDEVIGEVLDEILFEIRER, encoded by the coding sequence TTGAAGGAACCGGAACCGGGAATAACCGATCTCACGGAGACCGTCCGGTCACGTCCGTTCTGGGACGTCGTCAAGGAGATCGGGTTAGCTAAAGCCGAGGAAATCGCTGAAGTTGTTCCGGAAGGTTCCCGGATCCTCGTGTTGGGAGCATATCTGACAGGAATCTTCGTGGCGGAGCTCCTCTCGGAGGAGCACGAAATCACCGTCCTAGATCCCGAACCCGCGCTTCGGAAGATCCTACCCCCGGGTGTGAGGTTCAGGGCCAGTCGAGTACCTCCTCCCGGCCGCTACGATGTCGTGATAGACCTAACGGGATTAGGCGGAACGAACCCCCGGGTGCTACGTAGGCTGAATCCCGAGGTACTCGTGGTAGAAAATCCCGCCGGGAACATGAACGACCCTCGAATCGAGGAGTACAACGACACCGAAGAGCGTCTGGAGGCCGGGGAAGAATCCTACGAGCTCCGGCTGTTCGACGCCCCGTTCGAGGCCAAGACTTCCGGCACGTTCACGCTCTCCGTGAGGACCGTACGTGAGGCTGCGAACAGGCTGGAGCGCCATTACGGTGTCCTTTACGCCGTCCCGGGTGTTGTTAACCTCGAACGATGGACCTTCAGACTGAGGAGACCCGAAGAGGGGGTCGAGCGAGCTCGGGAGAAACCGGCGGTGACGGTATCGCAGCTCACCGGTTCCTCGGACCCGGACGAGGTCATCGGGGAAGTCCTTGATGAGATCCTCTTCGAAATCCGTGAGCGTTGA
- a CDS encoding Nif3-like dinuclear metal center hexameric protein, whose protein sequence is MRSSSKSVSVEGVLEVLEGLAPFDLAVEGDEVGLVAGDPSDSVDRVVVCLDLTPQLVRRLSPETLVISHHPVPGPLLERVRSPVIVFHSNWDAARAAEALAEWLGLEDVRKPDPLAAEGRFDGTLEDLLSRVEDALNPPEIRVVATKNRIHRVIVVSGFGLSTDRFVRLAAKEGADAVVSGDLTHRTAVVARVLGVTCVDATHARTELPGLKELAEELSKRLRVRVELRSPEHPVGDHYRAFQRRAARSQDGS, encoded by the coding sequence ATGAGATCCTCTTCGAAATCCGTGAGCGTTGAAGGCGTTCTGGAAGTTCTCGAGGGACTGGCACCGTTCGATCTAGCCGTCGAGGGAGACGAGGTGGGTCTCGTCGCGGGGGATCCCTCCGACTCTGTAGACCGTGTAGTGGTATGCTTAGACCTCACACCTCAGCTCGTCCGTCGGCTGTCCCCCGAAACACTCGTGATATCCCATCATCCCGTCCCCGGACCTCTGCTCGAACGCGTACGATCCCCCGTGATCGTGTTCCATTCGAACTGGGACGCAGCTCGAGCCGCGGAGGCCCTAGCCGAGTGGTTAGGGCTCGAAGATGTCCGTAAGCCGGATCCGCTAGCCGCCGAAGGCAGGTTCGACGGCACGCTCGAGGATCTGTTGTCGAGAGTGGAGGACGCTCTCAACCCTCCGGAAATACGAGTAGTCGCCACTAAAAACCGCATACATCGCGTGATCGTGGTCTCCGGGTTCGGACTATCCACGGACCGTTTCGTTCGTCTCGCGGCGAAGGAGGGCGCTGACGCGGTCGTTTCCGGTGATCTAACCCACCGAACGGCCGTCGTCGCCCGTGTGCTCGGTGTGACCTGTGTGGACGCCACTCATGCACGTACCGAGCTGCCCGGGTTGAAGGAGCTCGCAGAGGAACTCTCGAAACGCTTGCGGGTGCGGGTAGAGCTGAGGTCGCCCGAGCATCCGGTGGGGGATCATTATCGTGCGTTTCAAAGACGCGCTGCGCGAAGTCAGGACGGATCGTAA
- the hmdB gene encoding 5,10-methenyltetrahydromethanopterin hydrogenase cofactor biosynthesis protein HmdB has translation MRFKDALREVRTDRKLADTEAIVRLLSAKSVRVHDLFRAALSEKLHHRGELVKLTSTIHVTNECRIRPRCAYCGFAAGASPEGYFEGFTRSYEEIAEAAKAIEESGIPRVSCSGAYRGDGGKLAVTAARAVKENTDLELLINFGHDLSEETIAELARLDVETICCNLETTNRELFERLKPGDSFEERVRVCETVCRYGIDLSSGLLVGIGEDYRDRAEHLKFLARFETLAEIPIMGFNPYPGTLMEHVPRCPLLEQAKVMAVARLMYPDLMITAPTPTVGPEEVEVALMAGADNLATVIPDNHPHEVKGVGNPRTGNLDRVVELIEGFGLKPELRGDRACSTSCTKLVNRSTQRSS, from the coding sequence GTGCGTTTCAAAGACGCGCTGCGCGAAGTCAGGACGGATCGTAAGTTGGCCGATACCGAGGCCATCGTTCGCTTACTCTCCGCCAAATCGGTTAGGGTACACGACCTGTTCCGAGCCGCCCTGAGCGAGAAACTCCACCATCGCGGAGAGCTGGTGAAGCTCACGTCAACGATACACGTAACCAACGAGTGCCGCATCCGGCCGAGATGTGCGTACTGCGGCTTCGCCGCGGGCGCGTCCCCGGAGGGTTACTTCGAGGGATTCACACGGAGCTACGAGGAGATCGCAGAGGCCGCGAAAGCCATCGAGGAATCGGGAATCCCACGCGTCAGCTGCTCGGGAGCTTATCGCGGAGACGGGGGTAAGCTGGCCGTGACCGCCGCTAGGGCGGTGAAGGAGAACACCGACCTGGAGCTCCTCATCAACTTCGGCCACGACCTGTCCGAAGAGACCATAGCGGAGCTCGCGAGGCTAGACGTGGAAACCATTTGCTGTAATTTGGAAACCACTAATAGGGAGCTGTTCGAAAGGTTGAAACCCGGAGACAGCTTCGAGGAGCGCGTCCGTGTGTGCGAGACCGTATGTCGATACGGCATTGACCTGTCAAGCGGCCTCCTAGTGGGAATCGGTGAGGACTACAGGGACCGAGCCGAGCATCTGAAGTTCCTCGCGAGGTTCGAAACCCTCGCGGAAATACCCATTATGGGGTTCAACCCGTATCCCGGTACACTGATGGAACACGTGCCCCGTTGTCCGCTGTTGGAGCAGGCGAAGGTCATGGCCGTAGCCAGACTGATGTACCCCGACTTAATGATCACCGCCCCCACACCGACCGTGGGACCGGAGGAAGTCGAGGTGGCACTGATGGCGGGTGCCGACAACCTGGCGACCGTGATACCGGACAACCATCCGCACGAGGTTAAGGGTGTCGGAAACCCGCGGACCGGCAACCTGGATAGGGTCGTGGAGCTCATCGAGGGGTTCGGGCTCAAGCCCGAGCTCAGGGGTGACCGAGCTTGCTCGACCTCCTGCACGAAGCTTGTGAATCGCTCGACGCAGCGCTCGAGCTGA